In Streptomyces longhuiensis, the following proteins share a genomic window:
- a CDS encoding GNAT family N-acetyltransferase, translated as MTESPASVPGWHLTADVDDFLARAGGYLRAEPALHTVVLSVTASLRERGPAVYGAQGQLFGVLYGPDGGVCGTFLWTKPFRLHVSPLDREQADALAVALQGRAVTGVFGVDSASAAFADAWQSRTGAGARRAIEQRLYRLGDLTPPLPAPAGRPRVATEADRELLVRWRTAFDADTGTPGGASQEWADERISYGGVTLWETADGVPVSMAGVTRQAAGAVRVAPVYTPKELRGRGYAGAVTAEVSRAARAAGASEVLLFTDLANATSNGLYLRIGYRPVRDFAVHTFTAPENG; from the coding sequence ATGACAGAGAGCCCCGCGTCCGTGCCCGGCTGGCACCTTACCGCTGACGTCGACGACTTCCTCGCCCGCGCGGGCGGCTACCTGCGCGCCGAGCCCGCCCTGCACACGGTCGTCCTCAGCGTCACCGCGAGCCTGCGGGAACGGGGGCCGGCGGTGTACGGGGCGCAGGGGCAGCTCTTCGGCGTGCTGTACGGACCGGACGGCGGCGTGTGCGGGACGTTCCTGTGGACGAAGCCCTTCCGGCTCCATGTCAGTCCCCTGGACAGGGAGCAGGCGGACGCGCTCGCCGTCGCGCTCCAAGGGCGTGCGGTGACCGGTGTGTTCGGGGTCGACTCGGCCTCCGCCGCCTTCGCCGACGCCTGGCAGTCCCGCACGGGAGCGGGGGCCCGCCGGGCCATCGAGCAGCGCCTGTACCGGCTCGGGGACCTCACCCCGCCGCTGCCCGCACCCGCCGGGCGGCCCCGCGTCGCCACCGAGGCGGACCGGGAGCTGCTGGTCCGGTGGCGCACCGCGTTCGACGCGGACACCGGCACTCCGGGCGGCGCCTCGCAGGAGTGGGCCGACGAGCGGATCTCGTACGGCGGCGTCACCCTCTGGGAGACCGCGGACGGCGTGCCCGTCTCCATGGCCGGCGTGACCCGCCAGGCCGCCGGAGCGGTCCGGGTCGCACCCGTCTACACACCGAAGGAGCTGCGCGGCCGCGGCTACGCGGGAGCGGTCACCGCCGAGGTCAGCCGCGCCGCCCGGGCCGCGGGCGCGAGCGAGGTGCTCCTGTTCACCGACCTCGCCAACGCGACGAGCAACGGCCTGTACCTGCGCATCGGCTACCGCCCCGTGCGGGACTTCGCCGTCCACACCTTCACCGCACCCGAGAACGGCTGA
- a CDS encoding Zn-ribbon domain-containing OB-fold protein → MTLPATVRFDLPEPDAFTRPYWDAAADGTLLLRRCRACGRAHHYPREFCPHCWSEDVVWERASGTAVLYTWSVVHRNDLPPFGTRTPYIAAVVDLAEGPRMMTEIVDADGDELRVGMPLEVTFRQVDDFSVPVFRSRT, encoded by the coding sequence GTGACTCTTCCCGCGACCGTACGGTTCGACCTCCCCGAGCCCGACGCCTTCACCCGCCCCTACTGGGACGCGGCCGCCGACGGGACGCTGCTGCTCCGCCGCTGCCGCGCGTGCGGGCGGGCCCATCACTATCCGCGCGAGTTCTGCCCGCACTGCTGGAGCGAGGACGTCGTGTGGGAGCGGGCGTCCGGGACGGCCGTCCTCTACACCTGGTCCGTCGTCCACCGGAACGACCTGCCGCCCTTCGGCACCCGCACCCCGTACATCGCGGCCGTCGTCGACCTCGCGGAGGGCCCGCGGATGATGACGGAGATCGTGGACGCCGACGGCGACGAGCTGCGCGTGGGCATGCCGCTGGAGGTCACCTTCCGTCAGGTGGACGACTTCTCCGTCCCGGTATTTCGCTCGCGGACGTGA
- a CDS encoding DoxX family protein: protein MDSIWLDGVEWLAVLRIGLGLWWLESWRHKDKKGWFERGTGIAWAADVAAKHRWNAVRSGFGAVVTPRPKAMAYIVVYAELALGLGLVVGLLTPVALVGGLLLNLLYLVLMIHDWAEQGQNAMMALISLVALFAMSWQAWSLDAAIGLFL, encoded by the coding sequence GTGGACTCGATCTGGCTCGACGGCGTCGAATGGCTGGCCGTGCTGCGCATAGGCCTCGGACTGTGGTGGCTGGAGAGCTGGCGGCACAAGGACAAGAAGGGCTGGTTCGAGCGGGGCACCGGCATCGCCTGGGCCGCCGACGTCGCCGCGAAGCACCGGTGGAACGCCGTACGCAGCGGCTTCGGCGCGGTCGTCACCCCCCGGCCGAAAGCGATGGCGTACATCGTCGTCTACGCCGAACTGGCCCTGGGACTCGGGCTCGTGGTGGGCCTGCTGACACCCGTGGCCCTCGTCGGCGGGCTGCTCCTGAACCTCCTGTACCTGGTCCTGATGATCCACGACTGGGCCGAGCAGGGACAGAACGCGATGATGGCCCTCATCTCGCTCGTGGCGCTCTTCGCCATGTCCTGGCAGGCCTGGTCCCTCGACGCGGCGATCGGACTGTTCCTGTGA
- a CDS encoding flavin-containing monooxygenase, translating into MVTEPAPAARPQDRPVYVIGGGPGGLAAAAALRERGVRAVILEKSEHVGASWRRHYDRLHLHTTRKLSGLPGLAIPRRFGRWVSRDDVVRYLEKYAEFHRLEIVTGVTVSRVERTEDGWLVRASGGRELAASAVVVATGYNHTPRLPDWPGRSSYTGELLHAGDYRNAQPYAGRDVLVVGVGNTGAEIAVDLAEGGASRVRLAVRTAPHIVRRSTAGWPAQRTGILCRRLPVAIVDRLARPMARLSVPDLTEQGLPRPTTGLYSRAREGAIPVQDVGLIDAVRTGEVQPVAAVEAFEDGKVVLADGTHIAPDAVIAATGYRRALEDLVGHLGVLDDRGRPTTHGRRTNPAAPGLYFTGYSNPISGMFRELALDARKIAKAIAG; encoded by the coding sequence ATGGTCACCGAGCCCGCGCCCGCCGCACGCCCCCAGGACCGCCCCGTGTACGTCATCGGGGGCGGCCCGGGCGGCCTCGCCGCGGCCGCGGCACTGCGCGAGCGGGGCGTACGGGCCGTGATCCTGGAGAAGTCGGAGCACGTCGGGGCGTCCTGGCGCCGCCACTACGACCGCCTCCACCTGCACACCACCCGCAAGCTCTCCGGGCTCCCCGGCCTCGCGATCCCGCGCCGCTTCGGCCGCTGGGTGTCCCGCGACGACGTCGTGCGCTACCTGGAGAAGTACGCCGAGTTCCACCGGCTGGAGATCGTCACCGGCGTGACCGTCTCCCGCGTGGAGCGCACGGAGGACGGCTGGCTCGTACGCGCCTCGGGCGGGCGCGAACTGGCCGCGAGCGCCGTCGTGGTCGCCACGGGCTACAACCACACCCCGCGCCTGCCGGACTGGCCGGGCCGCTCCTCGTACACGGGCGAGCTCCTCCACGCGGGCGACTACCGCAACGCCCAGCCGTACGCGGGCCGCGACGTGCTCGTCGTCGGCGTCGGCAACACGGGCGCCGAGATCGCCGTGGACCTGGCCGAGGGCGGCGCGTCCCGCGTCAGGCTCGCGGTCCGCACGGCGCCCCACATCGTGCGCCGGTCCACCGCGGGCTGGCCCGCGCAGCGAACGGGCATCCTGTGCCGCAGGCTGCCCGTGGCGATCGTGGACCGCCTGGCCCGCCCCATGGCGAGGCTCAGCGTGCCCGACCTGACGGAACAGGGCCTGCCCAGACCTACGACCGGCCTCTACTCGCGGGCGCGCGAAGGCGCGATCCCCGTGCAGGACGTCGGCCTGATCGACGCCGTGCGCACGGGCGAGGTCCAACCCGTCGCGGCCGTCGAGGCGTTCGAGGACGGCAAGGTGGTCCTCGCAGACGGCACGCACATCGCCCCCGACGCGGTGATCGCGGCGACGGGTTACCGCCGCGCACTGGAGGACCTGGTCGGTCACCTCGGCGTCCTGGACGACCGGGGCCGCCCGACCACGCACGGCCGGCGGACGAACCCCGCCGCGCCCGGCCTCTACTTCACGGGGTACTCGAACCCGATCAGCGGCATGTTCCGCGAACTGGCCCTGGACGCACGGAAGATCGCGAAGGCGATCGCGGGCTGA
- a CDS encoding acetate--CoA ligase family protein, producing MLGSTYGTLTTDPRRARTIACGEQPAPAVHGRADDLDVSGRPLHREVPDLDRFFRPEAIAVIGASDAEGRPNTGITRQLIAWAERVGARLHPVHPTRETVFGIPCSAGVSALPEPVDLAVLLISDPLPVIEELAQAKVKFAVAFASGFAETGEEGAAAQSSLSAAVSRSGMRLLGPNTNLNAFSEFRDDLDGPAIALITQSGHQGRPLYTMQELGVRLSHWAPTGNEADLETADFISYFAEQPEVGAIACYVEGLKDGRAFLLAADRAARGGVPVVAVKVGRTETGARMAASHTGKLTGADTVVDAAMRQFGVIRVDGLDELQDTSALLARARPPRADGVAVYSISGGTGAHFADLATRAGLTLPSLSEAKQQELHQWIPEYLNVANPIDNGGHPVGDWRGPKIIESILQDPSIGVLICPITGPFPPMSDKLARDLAEAAERTDKLICVVWGSPLGTEDAYRETLLGSSRLATFRTFGNCITAVRAYLDHHRFTAAYRSPFTDAPRTPSPSFRKAQALMRPGRQLSEHAAKQLLRAYGIRVPREQLVTSAAAAVRAAGQVGYPVVMKASGARLAHKSDLGLVKVGLTSASQVRDAYRELTDIARYEGLDLDGVLVCQMVERGVEMVVGVTQDDLFGPTVTVGLGGVLVEVLRDTAVRVPPFAEDQARAMLDELRGRPLLDGMRGAPSVDLDALVEVVLRVQRMALELGDELAELDINPLMVLPRGQGAVALDALAVCH from the coding sequence ATGCTTGGATCGACATACGGCACCCTGACCACCGACCCCCGCCGGGCCCGCACGATCGCCTGCGGAGAGCAGCCGGCACCTGCCGTGCACGGCAGGGCGGACGACCTGGACGTGAGCGGCAGGCCACTGCACCGCGAGGTGCCCGACCTGGACCGTTTCTTCCGGCCCGAAGCGATAGCGGTCATCGGCGCGTCCGACGCCGAGGGCCGCCCGAACACGGGCATCACGCGCCAGCTGATCGCGTGGGCGGAGCGCGTGGGCGCCCGCCTCCACCCCGTGCACCCCACGCGCGAGACCGTCTTCGGCATCCCGTGCTCGGCGGGCGTCTCCGCGCTGCCCGAACCCGTCGACCTCGCCGTACTCCTCATCTCGGACCCGCTGCCGGTCATCGAGGAACTGGCCCAGGCCAAGGTGAAGTTCGCGGTGGCGTTCGCGTCGGGCTTCGCGGAGACCGGCGAGGAAGGGGCGGCCGCGCAGTCGTCCCTGTCCGCGGCGGTCAGCCGCTCGGGCATGCGGCTGCTGGGCCCGAACACAAACCTGAACGCGTTCTCCGAGTTCCGCGACGACCTCGACGGACCCGCGATCGCCCTCATCACGCAGTCGGGCCACCAGGGCCGTCCGCTCTACACGATGCAGGAGCTGGGCGTACGGCTCTCGCACTGGGCGCCCACGGGCAACGAGGCGGACCTGGAGACGGCGGACTTCATCTCGTACTTCGCCGAGCAGCCCGAGGTCGGGGCGATCGCGTGTTACGTGGAGGGCCTGAAGGACGGCCGCGCCTTCCTCCTCGCGGCGGACCGCGCGGCGCGAGGCGGCGTACCCGTCGTCGCCGTCAAGGTCGGCCGGACCGAGACGGGCGCCCGCATGGCGGCCTCGCACACGGGCAAGCTCACCGGCGCGGACACGGTGGTGGACGCGGCGATGCGGCAGTTCGGCGTGATCAGGGTCGACGGACTCGACGAACTCCAGGACACCTCGGCCCTGCTGGCGCGGGCCAGGCCCCCGCGGGCGGACGGGGTGGCGGTCTACTCGATATCGGGCGGCACCGGCGCCCACTTCGCCGACCTGGCCACCCGCGCCGGCCTGACCCTGCCCTCGCTGTCCGAGGCGAAGCAGCAGGAGCTGCACCAGTGGATCCCGGAGTACCTCAACGTCGCGAACCCGATCGACAACGGCGGCCACCCGGTCGGCGACTGGCGCGGCCCGAAGATCATCGAGTCGATCCTCCAGGACCCGTCCATAGGCGTGCTGATCTGCCCGATCACCGGCCCGTTCCCGCCGATGAGCGACAAGCTGGCCCGGGACCTGGCGGAGGCGGCGGAGCGCACGGACAAGCTGATCTGTGTCGTCTGGGGCTCGCCCCTCGGCACCGAGGACGCCTACCGCGAGACGCTCCTCGGCTCCTCGCGCCTCGCCACGTTCCGCACGTTCGGGAACTGCATCACGGCCGTCCGCGCCTATCTGGACCACCACCGGTTCACCGCCGCCTACCGCTCCCCGTTCACCGACGCGCCCCGCACGCCCTCCCCCTCCTTCCGCAAGGCGCAGGCCCTGATGCGTCCGGGCCGCCAGCTCAGCGAGCACGCCGCGAAGCAGCTCCTGCGCGCGTACGGCATCCGCGTGCCGCGCGAGCAGCTCGTGACCAGCGCCGCGGCGGCGGTACGGGCGGCCGGGCAGGTCGGCTACCCCGTCGTCATGAAGGCGTCCGGCGCGCGGCTGGCCCACAAGTCGGACCTGGGCCTGGTCAAGGTCGGCCTGACCTCGGCCAGCCAGGTCAGGGACGCCTACCGGGAACTCACCGACATCGCCCGCTACGAGGGTCTCGACCTGGACGGCGTCCTGGTCTGCCAGATGGTCGAGCGGGGCGTCGAGATGGTCGTCGGGGTCACCCAGGACGACCTGTTCGGCCCGACGGTGACGGTGGGCCTGGGCGGCGTACTCGTGGAGGTGCTGCGGGACACGGCGGTGAGGGTGCCGCCGTTCGCGGAGGACCAGGCGCGGGCGATGCTCGACGAACTACGGGGCAGGCCCCTCCTGGACGGGATGCGGGGGGCGCCGTCCGTGGACCTGGACGCGCTGGTCGAGGTCGTCCTGCGGGTCCAGCGCATGGCCCTCGAACTGGGCGACGAACTCGCCGAGTTGGACATCAACCCGCTCATGGTGCTCCCCCGGGGCCAGGGCGCGGTGGCGCTCGACGCGCTCGCCGTCTGCCACTGA
- a CDS encoding enoyl-CoA hydratase/isomerase family protein, translating to MSATIECTTADAVTWITLNRPEAMNALTWDQREEIIGILNSASGDPDVRAVVITATGRGFCAGADLRGAPATGPRVPGDVARTIRLGAQRLIAAVMDCEKPVVAAVNGTAAGIGAHLAFACDLVLAAESARFIEVFARRGLVPDGGGAYLLPRLIGPQRAKELMFFGDALSSADAERLGLVNRTVPDGELRKTAQEWAARLASGPTRAIAMTKQLVNASLESDRATAFAAEAAAQEINMTTADAQEGVASFKERREATYEGR from the coding sequence ATGTCCGCCACCATCGAGTGCACGACCGCCGACGCCGTCACCTGGATCACGCTCAACCGCCCCGAGGCCATGAACGCGCTGACCTGGGACCAGCGCGAGGAGATCATCGGCATCCTGAACAGCGCCTCCGGCGACCCGGACGTGCGCGCCGTCGTCATCACGGCGACCGGCAGGGGCTTCTGCGCCGGCGCGGACCTGCGGGGCGCTCCGGCCACCGGGCCCCGCGTGCCCGGCGACGTCGCCCGCACGATCCGGCTCGGCGCGCAGCGTCTGATCGCGGCGGTCATGGACTGCGAGAAGCCGGTCGTCGCGGCGGTCAACGGGACGGCGGCCGGCATCGGCGCGCACCTGGCGTTCGCCTGCGATCTGGTGCTCGCGGCGGAGTCGGCCCGGTTCATCGAGGTCTTCGCGCGCCGCGGCCTGGTCCCGGACGGGGGCGGCGCCTATCTGCTGCCGCGCCTGATCGGGCCGCAGCGGGCCAAGGAGCTGATGTTCTTCGGCGACGCGCTCTCCTCGGCGGACGCGGAACGTCTGGGCCTGGTCAACCGCACGGTCCCGGACGGGGAGCTGCGCAAGACGGCCCAGGAGTGGGCGGCGCGTCTGGCGAGCGGTCCGACCCGGGCCATCGCCATGACCAAGCAGCTGGTCAACGCGTCCCTGGAGTCGGACCGCGCGACGGCGTTCGCGGCGGAGGCGGCGGCGCAGGAGATCAACATGACGACGGCGGACGCGCAGGAGGGCGTCGCCTCCTTCAAGGAGCGGCGCGAGGCGACGTACGAGGGCCGGTAG
- a CDS encoding flavin reductase family protein, which yields MGHAGMAATVVRYLRSVGAPTSAEPVDALPRPELRAVGEDERAPLDPGEFRRVLGHFATGVTVVTAPPAHPGAPPAGFACQSFSSLSLDPPLVAFMVARTSTTWPRIASAGVFCVNVLGADQGALCRSFAVSGADKFAGVEHDAAPVTGSPRIAGAPAWVDCTIHAVHTGGDHLIVVGRVEALGTGDGEASPLLFHKGAFGRFEQ from the coding sequence ATGGGACACGCAGGAATGGCAGCGACGGTGGTCAGGTACCTCCGGTCGGTCGGTGCGCCCACGTCGGCCGAGCCGGTGGACGCACTGCCGCGTCCGGAGCTACGGGCCGTGGGCGAGGACGAGCGGGCGCCACTGGACCCCGGCGAGTTCCGCCGCGTCCTCGGGCACTTCGCCACCGGCGTCACCGTCGTCACGGCGCCGCCCGCACATCCAGGCGCTCCCCCCGCGGGCTTCGCCTGCCAGTCCTTCTCCTCGCTCTCCCTGGACCCGCCGCTGGTGGCGTTCATGGTGGCCCGCACGTCCACGACCTGGCCGCGCATCGCGAGCGCCGGCGTCTTCTGCGTGAACGTACTGGGCGCGGACCAGGGCGCGCTGTGCCGGTCCTTCGCGGTGAGCGGCGCGGACAAGTTCGCGGGCGTCGAGCACGACGCGGCGCCCGTGACGGGCTCGCCGCGGATCGCGGGCGCGCCCGCGTGGGTCGACTGCACGATCCACGCCGTCCACACGGGCGGCGACCACCTCATCGTGGTGGGCCGGGTGGAAGCGCTCGGGACGGGGGACGGCGAGGCGTCCCCGCTGCTGTTCCACAAGGGCGCGTTCGGCCGCTTCGAGCAGTGA
- a CDS encoding MFS transporter, whose product MTPTTAAEGSPGAGASRPPRPRPRIHRAWFVAAVTFVTIIGAAAFRSLPGLLIDPLNAEFGWSRGTIGLAVSINLALYGLTAPFAAALMDRFGIRRVVAVALVVIAAGSGLTVWMDSAWQLLLCWGLLVGLGSGSMALAFAATVTNRWFTARRGLVTGILTAASASGQLIFLPLLSWIVETHKWRPAAVTVALAALAVVPFVWLLLRDHPADVGTTPYGAEEFVEKPPPVTGAARRTVGVLFKAVRTGPFWLLAGTFAICGASTNGLVQTHFVPAAHDHGMPITAAASLLAVVGVFDVVGTVASGWFTDRFDARRLLAVYYALRGISLLFLPMLLAPSVHPPMIFFIVFYGLDWVATVPPTLALCREHYGEDSAIVFGWVLASHQVGAALVAFLGGVARDTFGSYDVVWYASGALCAAAALMALVIRRRSAPGPLVAGLA is encoded by the coding sequence ATGACACCGACCACCGCGGCCGAGGGCTCGCCCGGCGCGGGCGCCTCCCGTCCGCCGCGCCCCCGTCCCCGTATCCACCGCGCCTGGTTCGTGGCCGCCGTCACCTTCGTGACGATCATCGGCGCCGCCGCCTTCCGGTCCCTGCCGGGGCTGCTGATCGACCCGCTGAACGCGGAGTTCGGCTGGTCCCGCGGCACCATCGGGCTCGCCGTCTCCATCAACCTCGCGCTGTACGGGCTGACCGCGCCCTTCGCCGCCGCCCTCATGGACCGGTTCGGCATCCGGCGCGTGGTCGCCGTCGCCCTGGTCGTCATCGCGGCCGGCTCCGGTCTGACCGTGTGGATGGACTCGGCATGGCAGCTCCTGCTGTGCTGGGGCCTGCTGGTCGGGCTCGGCTCCGGCTCGATGGCCCTCGCGTTCGCCGCGACCGTCACCAACCGCTGGTTCACCGCCCGGCGCGGGCTCGTGACCGGCATCCTCACGGCCGCGTCCGCGTCGGGGCAGCTCATCTTCCTGCCGCTGCTCTCATGGATCGTCGAGACGCACAAGTGGCGGCCGGCGGCCGTGACGGTGGCGCTCGCGGCGCTCGCCGTCGTGCCGTTCGTGTGGCTGCTGCTGCGCGACCACCCGGCCGACGTGGGCACCACCCCGTACGGCGCCGAGGAGTTCGTCGAGAAGCCGCCGCCCGTCACCGGGGCCGCCCGCCGCACCGTGGGCGTGCTCTTCAAGGCCGTCCGTACGGGACCCTTCTGGCTGCTCGCCGGGACCTTCGCGATCTGCGGCGCCTCCACGAACGGGCTCGTGCAGACGCACTTCGTGCCGGCCGCGCACGACCACGGGATGCCGATCACCGCGGCGGCCTCGCTGCTGGCCGTGGTGGGGGTCTTCGACGTCGTCGGAACGGTGGCGTCGGGCTGGTTCACCGACCGCTTCGACGCGCGGCGGCTGCTCGCGGTGTACTACGCGCTCCGCGGCATCTCCCTGCTGTTCCTGCCCATGCTCCTCGCGCCGTCCGTCCACCCGCCGATGATCTTCTTCATCGTCTTCTACGGGCTCGACTGGGTCGCCACCGTGCCGCCGACCCTGGCCCTGTGCCGCGAGCACTACGGGGAGGACAGCGCGATCGTGTTCGGGTGGGTGCTCGCCTCGCACCAGGTGGGCGCCGCGCTCGTCGCCTTCCTCGGCGGCGTCGCCCGTGACACGTTCGGCTCGTACGACGTCGTCTGGTACGCGTCCGGCGCGCTGTGCGCCGCGGCGGCCCTGATGGCGCTGGTCATCCGGCGCCGGAGCGCACCCGGCCCCCTGGTGGCCGGACTCGCCTGA
- a CDS encoding GlxA family transcriptional regulator, with amino-acid sequence MPETPAARTRRPHRVVVLALDGVLPFELGITQRIFTRAKDPEGRPLYEVVTCSVREPGPVETDADFAVLIRNGPEALATADTVVVPASYEHGPVLDEGVLTDELAAAFARVRPGTRMVSICTGSYVLAAAGYLDGRPATTHWASAEHFQRLFPKIKVDADVLYIDDGDVLTSAGVAAGIDLCLHLVRRDHGAAVANEVARRTVVPPHRDGGQAQYIHRPVPEPQLATTTKARAWALARLHEPLQLRDLAAQEAMSVRTFTRRFREEAGVSPGQWLTQQRVERARHLLESSDLSMDQVARESGFGTAQSMRQHLQTALGVTPTAYRRTFHATNPQGTGRTAQAPSADAGAGRPA; translated from the coding sequence ATGCCCGAGACTCCCGCAGCCCGCACCCGGCGCCCCCACCGCGTGGTCGTCCTGGCCCTCGACGGCGTGCTCCCCTTCGAACTCGGCATCACCCAGCGCATCTTCACCCGCGCCAAGGACCCCGAGGGCCGGCCGCTGTACGAGGTCGTGACGTGCTCGGTCAGGGAACCCGGCCCCGTGGAGACGGACGCCGACTTCGCCGTCCTGATCAGGAACGGCCCGGAGGCGCTCGCGACCGCGGACACGGTGGTCGTTCCCGCGTCGTACGAGCACGGGCCCGTCCTCGACGAGGGCGTGCTCACCGACGAGCTGGCGGCGGCCTTCGCGCGGGTCAGGCCCGGCACGCGGATGGTGTCGATCTGCACCGGCAGCTACGTTCTCGCCGCGGCGGGCTATCTGGACGGGCGCCCGGCGACCACGCACTGGGCGTCGGCGGAGCACTTCCAGCGGCTCTTCCCCAAGATCAAGGTCGACGCCGACGTCCTCTACATCGACGACGGGGACGTCCTGACGTCGGCCGGGGTCGCCGCGGGCATCGACCTCTGCCTGCACCTGGTCCGCCGCGACCACGGCGCCGCGGTGGCCAACGAGGTGGCCCGCCGCACCGTCGTCCCGCCCCACCGCGACGGCGGGCAGGCCCAGTACATCCACCGCCCCGTCCCCGAACCCCAGCTCGCGACCACGACCAAGGCCCGCGCCTGGGCCCTGGCCCGCCTCCACGAACCGCTCCAGCTGCGGGACCTGGCCGCCCAGGAGGCAATGTCGGTCCGCACCTTCACGCGCCGTTTCCGCGAGGAGGCCGGCGTCAGCCCGGGCCAGTGGCTGACCCAGCAGCGGGTGGAGCGGGCCAGGCACCTGCTGGAGTCGAGCGACCTGTCGATGGACCAGGTGGCGCGCGAGTCGGGCTTCGGCACGGCGCAGTCGATGAGGCAGCACCTCCAGACGGCGCTGGGCGTGACCCCCACGGCCTACCGCCGCACGTTCCACGCGACGAACCCGCAGGGCACGGGCCGGACAGCACAGGCACCGTCGGCCGACGCGGGCGCGGGCCGGCCGGCGTAG
- a CDS encoding Zn-dependent alcohol dehydrogenase, with the protein MRGVVFDGVRADVVDDLEIRDPGPGEVLVAVAAAGLCHSDLSVIDGTIPFPAPVVLGHEGAGVVEAVGSGVTHVAPGDHVALSTLANCGACADCDRGRPTMCRKAIGRPTQPFSRGGTPLYQFAANSSFAERTVVKAVQAVPIPAEIPLTSAALMGCGVLTGVGAVLNRARVGQGDTVVVIGTGGIGLNVLQGARIAGASRIVAVDANPDKEAVARQFGATDFLTSADGVRDVLPTGADHVFECVGRVELVRQAVDLLDRHGQAVLLGMPGADAEASFVVASLFLDKSILGCRYGSSRPQRDIRLYADLYRQGRLLLDELVTETYPVEDFAKAAEDAQQGRVARGVLVF; encoded by the coding sequence ATGAGGGGTGTCGTGTTCGACGGGGTCCGGGCCGACGTGGTCGACGATCTCGAGATACGCGATCCGGGGCCGGGGGAGGTGCTCGTCGCCGTCGCGGCCGCGGGGCTGTGCCACAGCGACCTGTCGGTGATCGACGGGACCATCCCGTTCCCGGCGCCGGTCGTGCTCGGGCACGAGGGCGCGGGGGTCGTGGAGGCCGTCGGCTCGGGCGTCACGCATGTGGCGCCCGGGGATCATGTGGCGCTGTCCACGCTTGCCAACTGCGGCGCCTGCGCGGACTGCGACCGTGGGCGGCCGACCATGTGCCGCAAGGCGATCGGGAGGCCCACGCAGCCGTTCTCGCGGGGCGGCACGCCGCTCTACCAGTTCGCCGCGAACTCCTCGTTCGCCGAACGGACCGTCGTGAAGGCCGTGCAGGCCGTGCCGATCCCCGCGGAGATCCCGCTGACGTCGGCCGCGCTCATGGGGTGCGGGGTGCTGACCGGCGTCGGGGCCGTCCTCAACCGGGCGCGCGTCGGCCAGGGCGACACCGTCGTCGTCATCGGGACCGGCGGGATCGGCCTCAACGTGCTCCAGGGGGCGCGGATCGCGGGCGCTTCTCGGATCGTCGCCGTCGACGCGAACCCCGACAAGGAGGCGGTGGCACGGCAGTTCGGCGCGACCGACTTCCTGACCTCGGCCGACGGGGTCAGGGACGTCCTGCCGACCGGCGCCGACCACGTCTTCGAGTGCGTCGGCCGCGTCGAGCTGGTCCGTCAGGCCGTCGACCTCCTCGACCGGCACGGCCAGGCCGTACTCCTCGGCATGCCGGGCGCCGACGCGGAGGCGTCCTTCGTCGTCGCCTCGCTCTTCCTCGACAAGTCCATCCTGGGCTGCCGCTACGGCTCCTCGCGGCCTCAGCGCGACATCAGGCTCTACGCCGACCTGTACCGCCAGGGCCGGCTGCTGCTCGACGAGCTGGTCACGGAGACGTACCCCGTCGAGGACTTCGCGAAGGCGGCGGAGGACGCGCAGCAGGGGAGGGTGGCGCGGGGGGTGCTGGTGTTCTGA